The DNA segment TTTGTCGTTGAGAGAAACTTAAAATGGCAATTTGTTAAAATCTGATGCCTGGTTTGAATGTTCAAATTGATTTACTGTCAGACATTGTCTGAGCACACCACGAAGCTTAAAATGATAGTTTCTAGTTCTTTTTTGAACAGATACATGTTTGTATGGCGTTAGTGCCAGTGGACGCCGTTTCCATTTACATCTGCCTCATACaaaccaattaaaaatgaaagaaattatctgattttttttttttttattttttttttcagcagaaatCAGTCAGCCCAGAACTCACCAGAAACTTACTTCACTGCAAACTTGTTCAAGGCAAACGAACacataaaagatacaaatactAGAACTTGTTCTAGTTCTTGGGTGAGTCGCAGTTGTTCTCCCCATATCAAGAACCGCCACTGCTGCCACTTCACTCAGACATTGCATGACATCGATATAAAGAATGAACTCAACACAAACCAGGACATGGCtttacttaataataataaaattttcactgaaaaaaaaatcacctaacCAGTAGCGCTGAAAAGTTACTGACTGACGACAAAAACTCTGCATGTTAGCGCCTGGCACAAGCATCACAAGCATGTGTTACGTCGAACCGCGTTTCACCATCAGATATGGTTCCCTCTGCGGCTCGACGTAACACCGGGACAGAACGTGCAGTGACGACACTGCCGACATAGAAATGAAGACGTAGATGTCGCCTCTAAGCCTGAAAGCGTACGTCAGTACCGCCCCCTTTGTGTCGGGTGGACGCAGCTCCCTGCGGACCGGACCAATGCAGCTGAACACCGACAAAATCCTGATGTCCAGCTTTTATTGAGCTGCTTCTTGGAGTTAtattgcaagaaaataaaataattttattattgaaagTTTCGTATTgaaattttcttaatttcagtACGAGCTTCCAGGTGAAACGTTGTTTCTTCTGCTcttatgatttaaatatttaatttaacagtCTTCTGGTCCATCATGTGTTACAGCAACACTCCTGAATCCATATTCAGATTAAGTTAACGAGTAAAAtagaacaacaaataaaagaaaaaaaaattgatgatTGTATTTTGGGATTTTGCTACACCTAAGGTAAGATTGATcaacatttacataaataatatgtgaaatgtgtttatgtgtaaTCTATGAATATTACAGATAATAttcacacttcaaaataaatttatttttcattaatattctaAGGTACTAAAAAGCACCTAtatgtttacctttttttaataaaaaaatgttttctatcattttgaGGTTTACGTCCTGTTAAATGTCTATGTTGTGAGCGAGTGCAACCCAATTTAATTCTTTGTGCAGCACACAGCCAACCAAGCTGATTCTGGAAGGTTAATTTAACATAGATATAGATAAAACATAGATCtggctacattttttttcttttttttttcagttcttagAACTTTACATTAAATGAAACACGCCTGAGGTTGTAACGCAACAAATCAAACTGGTTGAAAACGGAGTGATTGGAGTCGGACAGTTCTCTGCCGCTGACTGTTCCCGTACTGCATTTATGcagtttacattaaaaaaacggCAGCAGTCGAGGCAACATCTACGTATCTATATCTATGTTTTTGCTGCTAATGACAGAAGCTAAACCTTTAGTTCTCTGCGAGGCGATCAGAGGCAGCAGCCGGGAATCACCGGCGTTTGGCTGGAGGAAGGGAGGCAAGTTGACAAAAGCTCGGTTCAAAACGAGAGAAGAGAAAATGGACAGGGCAGTCAGTCTCCCCTGTCAACCAGAAAAGGTCACCACAGGTAACACCTTTACTCACTTAGTGCGAAAcgtgaagaaaacatttattctgcgccgaatctaaaaacaaaacaacaaaaagagagatATTGCTCTGCGTCGTCATATTGTTACTGTATTACATTTTGTCGGGGGTAATTGCTGATCTTATTTTTGGTGTAGCAAAACTGTCAGTAGTTATTACATGAGCGTCTCTTCGTAAGGCAGTGACAGAGTGCTTACACAAGCCTGGGTCACCATTGACTCCCAGCTGTTAAGAGCTTTATGAGCTCTGACTCCGCAGCATGTCCACTCGGAACCCCAATATTAGGAAGTTATTAGGGTTCCGAGCCCGCGGAAGCTGACGGGTGGCCACTGCAAAGAACCCATGAGAATTGCTTGCAGCTTTAgtaataatattacattttatttgatcaaatactacactatagaaatgtttttatgtttttattgctaaatCCTGTTTAACTAATTGACCCAGTATTAAACAGTGTTATTTAAAGAATAAGAACACTGAAGTGAGCACGTTTCTTGATAATCAGAGTTAAGAAATGATCGATTATTATCTGTGTAGATGTCATCTTTGCATTATGTTGCTTGGTCTTCTTCTTTGACGTTCAGTCACATTACATTATGTCAAATTCAAataggctatatatatatatatatatatatatatatatatatatatatatatatatatatatatatatatatatataataatttatatatatatatatatatatatatatatatatatatatataatatagatatatatatatatatatatatatatatatatatatatatatatatatatatatatatatatatatatatatatatatatatatatatatatatatatataatcgcAGACCagaccatatatatatatatatatatatatatatatatatatatatatatatatatatatatatatatatatattttatttttttttttttattttttttttttctatgtgaaCTGTACGATTGTGGTTTAATTGCACTTGCAAAATCTAAATCATGAAATCAGGGATTACCAGGACTCTGTGACAGTCATGACGTAGCCTTGCCATGTGTGTTGCAGTGAACCTGGTTGAGACCAGCACGGCCCCCAGTGGAATGGAACTGGTCAGCTCCTATCAGACCAACAGAGTGGGGGACCCCATGGACCTGGTAGCTCTTGCAGAGCAAGTGCAGAAGGTGAGGCGTTTTTGTCAGGTTGTCTAGCTCACAGTAATGTTTTTACTCCTGAAGTGACGTGGATGTTTCTCAGGGGGACGACTTTGTTAAAGCCAACGCTTGCAACAAGCTGACAGTAATCGCAGACCAGATCAGGTACCTGCAGGAGCAGGCCAAAAAGGTATGGCCATCGGTTCACCAAACAGTTGTGTTTATGTTCAGAGGGGTCACATTCCCCCGTCGGATGGCGCGTGGCATTGATCGCTGATTGACGATCGCAGGTCTTAGAAGAAGCAAAGAGAGACGCTGACCTCCACCATGCTGCCTGCAATATTGTGAAAAAGCCAGGCAACATGTACTACTTGTACCAGCGGCCGTCCGGACAGAAATACTTCTCCATCATCTCGCCTAAGGTTGGTTCCATGAAACGTGAGCTTCGAGTTATGTCACCGCCGCTCATTTTATGTATTATCTAACACACCTGGAGGGGGAGGAGTCTCTGTAGGGAGCTCATGTGAATACCTAACATGACTCAGCAGTTCTGTATGTGTGACGTCGCAACAGTTGCAGTTCAAAATTTGAACTCTTGGCAGAGAGTTTTTGTCCTCGTTATTTACCAGGAGAGTTCAGTATTGTTTAAGCAGCCGCTTACATTTCACCCCCAGCTGTTGCCGACAAAGGATGTGAAGTCATCGGCTCCGTTGTTGCTAAGCTACAGACGCGACACCCCAATGCGTTTCCTTAAGAAGGAATTAGTAAATGCTAAGAGACATTGTGAAGGAATAAGTGGGATAAAATACATCACTCAGAGCGACAACCCTTGAGTAAAATTTGTCCAGTGGACAAAACCTCACGTCCAATTGGCAGCCGATTTTTTATTAGGTTAGCATGACAGTGTTTTTCGATAGAATCATCTTGTTTTATCTCTGTCTGGCTTAcctgttttccattttcctttgAAGGAGTGGGGACCAAGCTGCCCTCATCCGTTTCTTGGTGCATTCAAGCTTCAGCCTGACATGTCCTGGACTCCCGTGGATGAGGTGGAAAAGAGGGACGCAGAGCTCGCCGTCATGGGCAAACTGCTCAGCCGCCAGACAGCCCTACCTCCATACACGGGACCCAACTTCAGAGGTCTAGAGGAATAAAGTCCCGTttaaactggaccaaaaatatgATCGGTATAAACAGATACATGTCCCACGCAGGGACTAAAAAACCCCCGTCGGTGAGTCACCGTTTTGTCTTAAGCTGCCATAAATGcataatggctttttttttaaaaaaagaaaaaagaatgtgcgtttttcattttctggaaaatatcAAACCGGGACTCATGAGAGTGTGTGTGCTTAATTTAAACTCTTTGGAATGTTTTTACTGTGCTTGTCTTTGACCAATCGCTGACACAAGCCGATGGTTCACATCGGAGAGTCAACACGCTTTGGAGACAGAGAAAAACGTCATCGAATAGAAAAGTGTCTACATTTTCTGTTCGAAAAGTAAAACTCCTGTAAATTCGTTACACAGAGAAATGCATCTCGAGTGTTTACTTTTCTTAATTTCATTTCTGGTGTCAAGTTGACAAAAACCCCAAATggagtttttcaaaaatattgaaatgttgCATCAGGCTaataaaaccagattttctTACAGAAACGTTCTGTACAGCGTCTGCATTCAGTACTTGGTCGAGACTCCTTTTGGAGGAAATACTGCATCAATGCGCTGTGGCGTATTGATGCACACCTGTGGTTCTGCTCAGGTGTAATGGAACAGTGACCTTCATCTCTGTTA comes from the Gambusia affinis linkage group LG07, SWU_Gaff_1.0, whole genome shotgun sequence genome and includes:
- the lg07h1orf50 gene encoding uncharacterized protein C1orf50 homolog, which encodes MFLLLMTEAKPLVLCEAIRGSSRESPAFGWRKGGKLTKARFKTREEKMDRAVSLPCQPEKVTTVNLVETSTAPSGMELVSSYQTNRVGDPMDLVALAEQVQKGDDFVKANACNKLTVIADQIRYLQEQAKKVLEEAKRDADLHHAACNIVKKPGNMYYLYQRPSGQKYFSIISPKEWGPSCPHPFLGAFKLQPDMSWTPVDEVEKRDAELAVMGKLLSRQTALPPYTGPNFRGLEE